A region of Paenibacillus thiaminolyticus DNA encodes the following proteins:
- a CDS encoding helix-turn-helix transcriptional regulator gives MKIDRLLNIIILLLNRPIVQAKDLAERFEVSVRTIYRDIDAINQAGIPIVTYQGANGGIGLAEGYRLDRNLLTNEELAAIVTALQSVSSSYPDEGHAMLVEKISSIIPASQAEDFQFRTKQFVVDLSPWGNHEKLEAMIWTLKKTIEERQAVRFSYRSAEGVATERIVQPYTLVLKGHAWYLYAYCTGKLGFRFFKLVRMKRLEPLDTRFEREDIALEERPWDKEWHAPERTVSLTLRFGPGIRHVAEEWFGAESLQEDETGHSIANVSLPDNAWLYGFILSFGPEAEVLDPESVRLRIRDLAAGIAANYC, from the coding sequence GTGAAAATCGATCGCCTGCTCAATATCATCATTCTCCTGCTGAATCGCCCGATCGTGCAGGCCAAAGACTTGGCCGAGCGGTTCGAGGTCTCGGTTCGCACCATTTACCGCGATATCGACGCGATTAACCAGGCCGGCATCCCGATCGTGACCTACCAAGGAGCGAACGGGGGCATCGGACTCGCCGAAGGCTACCGTCTGGACCGGAACCTGTTGACGAACGAGGAGCTGGCCGCGATCGTGACCGCACTCCAGAGCGTGTCCTCCTCCTATCCGGATGAGGGTCACGCCATGCTGGTCGAGAAGATCAGCAGCATTATTCCCGCTTCGCAAGCGGAAGACTTCCAGTTCCGGACGAAGCAATTTGTCGTTGATTTATCCCCCTGGGGGAACCATGAGAAGCTGGAAGCGATGATTTGGACGCTAAAAAAAACGATTGAAGAACGGCAGGCCGTCCGCTTCTCCTATCGCAGCGCCGAGGGAGTGGCAACGGAACGGATCGTGCAGCCCTACACCCTTGTGCTGAAGGGGCATGCCTGGTATTTATACGCGTACTGCACCGGCAAGCTCGGGTTCCGCTTCTTCAAGCTCGTCCGAATGAAGCGGTTGGAGCCGCTGGACACCCGATTCGAGCGCGAAGACATCGCCCTGGAGGAACGGCCATGGGACAAGGAATGGCATGCTCCCGAGCGCACCGTCTCCCTCACGCTTCGCTTCGGGCCTGGCATCCGGCATGTCGCCGAAGAGTGGTTCGGGGCGGAGTCGCTCCAGGAGGATGAGACGGGACATTCGATCGCCAACGTCTCCTTGCCCGACAATGCTTGGCTGTACGGCTTTATTCTCAGCTTCGGCCCCGAGGCCGAGGTGCTGGATCCGGAATCGGTCCGCCTCCGCATTCGCGACCTGGCCGCCGGCATCGCGGCGAACTACTGCTAA
- the map gene encoding type I methionyl aminopeptidase — translation MVKLKTAAEIEQMKGAGQLVAACHRELAKRIRPGVSTLELNDFVERYIEKQGGQQYTKGYKGFPYATCASVNDVIAHGFPSREPLRNGDIVKIDVVAVYDGWVGDSAWCYGVGDISSAARRLMRVAKECLDIGIKKALPGNRIGDVTHAIQKHAEANGYSVVRDLLGHGVGRALHEEPKFAHVGKPGRGFRFQEGMVFTIEPALNEGTPEMWIDDDGWTARTWDGGLSAQYEHTVAITKHGPIILTEQR, via the coding sequence ATGGTGAAGCTGAAGACGGCAGCGGAGATTGAGCAGATGAAAGGGGCGGGGCAGCTTGTCGCAGCCTGCCACCGCGAGCTGGCCAAGCGAATCCGGCCCGGCGTCAGCACGCTCGAGCTGAATGATTTCGTGGAGCGCTACATTGAAAAGCAAGGCGGACAGCAATATACGAAGGGCTACAAAGGATTTCCGTATGCGACCTGCGCCTCGGTGAACGATGTCATCGCCCACGGGTTTCCCAGTCGGGAGCCGCTGCGGAATGGCGATATCGTCAAAATCGACGTCGTCGCGGTGTACGACGGATGGGTGGGCGATTCCGCATGGTGCTATGGGGTCGGCGACATATCATCAGCCGCGCGCCGGCTCATGCGGGTCGCGAAGGAATGCCTTGATATCGGCATTAAGAAGGCGCTCCCGGGCAACCGGATTGGCGATGTCACTCACGCCATCCAGAAGCATGCCGAGGCGAACGGCTACTCGGTCGTCCGCGATCTGCTCGGGCACGGGGTCGGCCGCGCCCTGCATGAGGAGCCGAAGTTCGCCCATGTCGGCAAGCCCGGGCGAGGCTTCCGATTCCAGGAAGGGATGGTCTTCACGATCGAGCCCGCGCTCAACGAAGGCACACCTGAGATGTGGATCGACGATGACGGCTGGACCGCCCGCACGTGGGACGGCGGCTTGTCGGCCCAATACGAGCACACCGTGGCCATCACGAAGCATGGCCCGATCATACTGACAGAGCAGCGCTAA
- a CDS encoding rhodanese-like domain-containing protein — MWILVMLLILGLLYAVWAHRPVQGLRYLQPHELQALLEGEAPVKQVDVREPVDYYCRHMEEAVSMYVGRLPYVWRQVLSPGDTVVLIGARKRHIRKAARLLKRRGFGRVYGYLYPCKAFVPRMHPCCGCA, encoded by the coding sequence GTGTGGATTCTCGTCATGTTATTGATATTGGGCCTTCTGTATGCCGTGTGGGCGCACCGGCCGGTGCAAGGTCTTCGATATTTGCAGCCGCATGAGCTGCAGGCGCTTCTCGAGGGGGAGGCCCCGGTGAAGCAGGTGGATGTGCGCGAGCCGGTCGACTATTATTGCCGCCATATGGAGGAAGCAGTGTCGATGTATGTCGGCCGCTTGCCTTATGTGTGGAGACAGGTACTGAGCCCTGGGGATACTGTCGTGCTGATCGGGGCGCGGAAGCGGCATATCCGCAAGGCGGCGCGGCTGCTGAAGCGCCGTGGCTTCGGCCGAGTGTACGGGTATTTGTACCCGTGCAAGGCGTTCGTGCCGCGCATGCATCCTTGCTGCGGCTGCGCGTAA
- a CDS encoding VOC family protein — MIKQIATVAIYVEDQQQAKLFWTEKVGFTVTAEHPMGPNALWLEVAPAGGGSRLVLYPKSMMKGWEEQKASIVFECDDIMSTYATMKANGVEFNGEPNEMQWGTYASISDPDGNQFLLKG, encoded by the coding sequence ATGATCAAGCAAATCGCCACCGTCGCGATCTATGTCGAAGATCAGCAGCAAGCCAAACTGTTCTGGACCGAAAAGGTCGGCTTTACAGTGACCGCGGAGCATCCTATGGGTCCCAACGCCTTGTGGCTGGAAGTCGCTCCGGCAGGCGGGGGAAGCCGTCTCGTCCTCTACCCGAAGTCGATGATGAAGGGCTGGGAAGAACAAAAAGCCTCCATCGTGTTCGAATGTGACGACATCATGTCTACATACGCAACGATGAAGGCCAACGGAGTTGAGTTCAATGGCGAACCCAATGAGATGCAATGGGGAACCTACGCCAGCATCTCCGACCCGGACGGCAACCAGTTCTTGCTGAAGGGCTGA
- a CDS encoding MazG nucleotide pyrophosphohydrolase domain-containing protein, translating to MDMNAFQEWVSEFYKKREWSQYNSFIRVGFLMEEVGEVARVVRALEIGRDRPDETQLSSAELRQELVEELGDVLANLLILSEKYGVGLSEIAEAHMNKLSERFGTASPTK from the coding sequence ATGGATATGAATGCATTTCAGGAATGGGTAAGCGAATTTTACAAGAAACGGGAATGGTCGCAATATAATTCTTTTATTCGAGTTGGTTTTTTGATGGAAGAAGTTGGGGAAGTGGCCAGAGTGGTCCGGGCTCTGGAAATCGGCCGGGATCGTCCGGATGAGACGCAATTATCCTCGGCGGAGCTCAGACAGGAGCTGGTTGAGGAGTTGGGCGATGTTTTGGCCAATCTGCTGATTCTGTCGGAGAAATACGGAGTCGGTCTGTCCGAGATCGCCGAGGCGCATATGAACAAGCTGTCGGAACGGTTCGGCACGGCGTCGCCGACAAAATAG